A section of the Oceanipulchritudo coccoides genome encodes:
- a CDS encoding DUF6478 family protein, whose translation DLAYSNMNEKRVEKAWIDIIFENPEMNQITLRDLTFSRRPRAQL comes from the coding sequence TCGACCTCGCCTATTCCAACATGAACGAGAAGCGCGTCGAAAAAGCATGGATCGACATCATTTTCGAAAATCCGGAGATGAACCAGATCACGCTGCGGGATCTGACATTCAGCCGTCGTCCACGCGCACAGTTATGA